A genomic stretch from Clavelina lepadiformis chromosome 5, kaClaLepa1.1, whole genome shotgun sequence includes:
- the LOC143459821 gene encoding cilia- and flagella-associated protein 68-like — protein sequence MSLQETHRDPAFCYEVRASGLAEVWTHTHDQLKFTQFGWRCSNKESGYGKQTLIGNWNEERYNIHCALEEKPLPSQHAHYFESTSSNDYSKNQKPVGIDDSSKKLELKNLAGKEATSFPGHQPELDHNSIKEIYNSFMTSSRTAYVHPNVRKTPQGVTPSVN from the exons ATGTCTTTGCAGGAAACGCATAGAGATCCTGCTTTTTGCTATGAAGTAAGGGCTTCAG GACTTGCTGAGGTGTGGACGCATACCCACGATCAACTAAAATTCACACAATTTGGCTGGAGATGCAGTAATAAAGAAAGTGGCTACGGTAAGCAGACGCTGATCGGAAACTGGAATGAGGAAAGATACAACATCCACTGCGCACTGGAGGAAAAGCCGCTTCCATCCcag CACGCTCACTATTTTGAAAGTACGTCATCCAATGACTACAGCAAGAATCAAAAACCAGTTGGAATCGATGATTCTTCAAAAAAACtagaactgaaaaatttggcaG GTAAAGAGGCGACATCCTTTCCTGGACATCAGCCGGAACTAGACCACAATTCAATAAAAGAAATATACAATTCCTTCATGACAAGTTCGCGAACTGCTTATGTTCATCCTAACGTGCGCAAGACTCCACAAGGGGTGACCCCGTCTGTAAACTAA